The Longimicrobiales bacterium nucleotide sequence AGGCACTTAAGGCGCGGTCCACGCCCATCCTCGGACCGGCCCAAAACTCCGCATCGGGATCCCTCGGCCGGACGAAGAGTGTGAAACGCGGCTCTTCACCACCCACAAGCACGGCCACGGCCTCGGGCTCGGTCACACCGGTGAGGTAGAAAAGCTCACTGTCCGGACGGTATCGGTACTCCGTGTCCCTGGACCGGAACCGAGTCGGCGCAGCCGGGAGTACCATCACGCCTCCACCAAGCTGTGCAAACAGCTTCTCACGGCGGCGTTCGAAGGGGCTCGGGGGTCCCACCTGGCTCTCAGTTACTCCGTCCATAGCGCCAAGTTAGCGACCCAGGACCACCGTCGGCACCCCGACAGGAGTAGTAAGGCTCGGCGCCCCGCTTTATGATGCACCGTGCGCATTTTCCTTTGGATACTCGTCTTCTTAGGCGTCGGCTTCGCGTCTGCCGAAGCCCAGGTGGTACGCGGCCTCGTCACAGAAGACGAGACCGAGGCCCCGCTTGTGGGCGCCATGGTCATCCTATTCGAAGCGGACGGCGAGCCGGTTGATCGGTTCCTGACCGACCATGCTGGCGAATTCGTCATCGATACGGATCACCCGGGCCAATACTATCTGCGGGTGGATAGGATCGGGTACGCGAGCCTCACGACCGAGCCGTTCGACGTTCCAGTGAACGGCACATTCCAGAAGGTGTCGGTCCCCATCCGTGCGATTCAGCTCCGCGGATTGGATGTATCAGGCGCACGCCGATGCGAGGTCAGGCCCGAGGAGGGCCAGGTGACGGCCAGAGTCTGGGAGGAAGCGCGCAAGGCGCTCGCTGCCGCAGCGTGGACACAGGCCACGGGTGTATATCGCTACACCCTGCTCCATTACACACGAGAGATGGACCGGGACGCCGAGCGAATCCTGGACGAATCTCGACAATTTCTGAAAGGGTCCAGCAAGGCCCCCTTCGAGTCGGTCCCGGTTGCAGAACTCATCGAAAAGGGATTCGTCCAGGAAGTACCTGATTCCGGCACGATCTACCATGCCCCGGACGCCAACGTCTTTCTCTCGGATGAATTCCTCGACACACACTGCCTCGGCCTCCGCCGCGGCAGCGGAGGGCTCCTTGGACTCACGTTCGCTCCAATCGAGAGCAGAGAACTCCCAGACGTCGAAGGTGTGCTGTGGCTCAAGGAAGATACCGGCCAACTCGAGAGGCTCCGCTTTTCTTACGTAAACCTCACTACGACGGGAGACGTCGGAGAACCGGGCGGAGAAGTGCTCTTCACGCGGCTTCCGAACGGCACCTGGATCGTCCGGGATTGGTGGATCCGAATGCCACTCCTAGAAGTCACCCGGCGAAGGGGACTTCGGCGGACCGGCTACCGAGACGAAGGCGGCGTGGCCTGGCGTGTCACCGACCGATCTGGTGAGATCGTCCTCGAGGCCGCCACGGCAACGATTTTCGGGACGGTCTTGGACTCGATCCACTTCGCTCCGCCACCGACTGCAGTAACTGTGCTCATAGACGGTGCCGGGGACGAGGTACCGACCGAGGCAGACGGCGCCTTCCTTCTACCTGACCTCCCTGAAGGACTCTATAGCCTGCAGGTCCGGCACCCACTCTTGGACTCCCTCGGCATCGCCGCACCAGCCCACTCGGTCCAGAGTGAGTTGGGCGAGATGGTGCACATGACTCTTAGGGTGCCCACGCTCGCCGACGCGCTCACCGCGCAGTGCGGCGGGGCTCCTAGGCCACAGGCCAGCGCTCCCATCTTGGGGCGGGTAGTCACCGAAGCTGGCCGCCCGATGGCCGAAGCGTCAGTAGAGATGCTGTGGGTGGAAACCTCAACTTTCACGCCTCCGTCAATCTCGGTACCCGAGGACCGCCTGAGGCGATCAAGAGCAGAGTGGAGACCCCGCTCTGAGGATGGCTACACCGTCGTGAAGACCGAAACGGACGGACGCGGTATCTTCGTCTTGTGCGACGTACCCTATCAGTCCCGCCTGCGACTCGATGTTCAGACCGCAGACGGTCGTACCGCTTCGCGCAGACCCGTGGTACGGTCCGGCGCGGTCGTGACTATTGTCATCGTAGAATTTGAGGAAGGGAGATAGACGTGACGCAAGCCCAGAAGATCTTTGTCGCCTTCGGAATGGTGAGCCTTCTCGCCCCCTCCGGAGTCGCGGGGCAAGAGCCCGACTCGGTAGTGGTCATCGAGCCAGTGCTCGTGAGGGTATTGAAGACCTCGATGGCGTCCGACCTACCGTACTCCGTTTCCGTCGCGGCCGGTCGGGAACTCACGAGAGCCTCCTCCGGCGCCTTCCTCGAAGAAGCAGTGCGGGCGATCCCCGGCATCCAGATTCAGAACCGCTTCAACATGGCTGTAGGCGAGCGCATTTCGATTCGTGGACATGGGCCGAGGGCGCAATTCGGTATCCGCGGCATCAGAGTTCTGGTGGACGGCATTCCCGCCACGCTCCCTGACGGGCAATCGACCATCGACCATCTGGACCTGGCTGGTCTGGGAAGAGTCGAAGTGCTTCGCGGCCCCTCGGCCGCCCTCTACGGAAACGCGGCAGGCGGCGTCCTGCACTTTCGGACGTTGGACCCCTCGGGAATGCCTGCTGAAGCCTCTGCACGCGCCGTAGGTGGCTCGAATGGACTGCTGAGCCTCCAGAGCAACGTCAGCGGTACTACCGGAGCAATGGGATACCGGGTCGGTGTGTCGCGGCTCACCTACGACGGCTATCGCCTGAACACGGTGGCCAATGACGGCAGTGTGTACGGCGGTGGCACGCGCACCGTCGCCAATGGGTCGGTGTCCTTGCCTTTGGGTGGTGGCACACTCCGCATCGTCGCCAACGGTGTCGACCTGGACGCCGACAATCCGGGGTCGCTGTCGCAGACGCGCTTGGACCAAGGAGCCCGTGAGGCTCACAGATTCAACGTGATCAGTGGGACCGGAAAGGAGGTCCGCCAAGGTCAGACGGGTATTTCTTGGATCGGAGACGTTGGGGAGTGGGATGCAGAAATCGCGACGTGGGGGATCCGCCGTGAGTTGGTGAATCCGATTCCGGGGCGTGTCGTGGATGTCAATCGAAATGCAGGAGGTGCCCGCGCGATCTTCAACCGGGGCGTGGATTTCGCTGAAGGCACTTTAGCGATCGGTGGTGGCGTCGAAGGCGAACTGCAGCGCGACCGGCGTTTCAACTTCGACAATGACGGTGGCTCGAAGGGTGATTTGTCACTCTGGCAGATCGAGCGGGTCTCGAACGGCGCCGCTTTCGTACAGGGTCGCGTCGACATGCGGGCTGGCGTCACATTCCTGGCCGGGGTGCGCTATGACCGGACGCGCTTCAAGAACGAAGACAAGTTCGTCACCATCGACGACCCCGATGAGTCGGGAGCACGGGTCATGGACGCCCTCAGTCCATCCGCAGGATTTGTCATCGACGCCGGGGACGATTTTGAAGTGTTCGCCTCGGTAGCGTCCTCGTTCGAAACGCCCACCACGACCGAGCTGGTCAACCAAGTCTCCGGGGCCGGGGGGTTCAATCCCGCGCTCGAACCGCAGAAGGGATTCACCGTTGAAGGTGGGCTTCGCGGTCGGCTGAGCGCGGACGCGACCCTAGAGGTCACGCTGTTTCAGACCAAACTCGAGGGAGAGTTGGTTCCTTTTGAAGTTCCGTCCGATCCCGGCCGGACCTACTTCCAAAATGCAGGGCAGTCCCTCCATCGTGGATGGGAGGTCGCAGCCGATACTCGACTGAGCACGTCAGTCGCCCTGCGCGTCGCCTACACCCGCGTGAACGCCTCGTTCGAAGAATTCCGTACGGACGACAAAGACTACTCTGGGAATCGGGTGCCGGGTCTTGCACCGCGACGTCTCGACGCGCTTCTCCAGGCCGACATCGGCGCTGGATTCTTCGAGGCACGAGGTCTTTGGCAGGACGAAGTGCCGGTGGACAACGGCGGTGCGTTCGCCTCTCCATCACACTTCCTCATGGAAGGGCGTGTGGGACTGGATCAGTTCGATGCTGGTGGGCTGCTCGTGACACCTTTTGTGGCCGTGTCGAACGTATTCGACGTGACCTACAACAGTTCTGTCGTCGTGAACGCCTTCGGGGCCCGCTACTTCGAACCGGGACCCGGTCGCACGTTCAGTCTCGGGATGGGAGTGACCTTCGGGCGCTGACGACGCACGCGGCAGGCTCGCGTCGAAGCACCAAAGCGTTCACGACTGATCGCTCCCCGGTTTCGTCTGAGGGGGTACTCACGGCATGGTCGCGAAGGACCATGACGGAAGACCCACCACCGTCCAGGTTCAGGGCCTCATCGGCTCCAAGCGCACCCAACAGGGCGGTGAGTTCCACAAGGGTCATCCCGCTCGAGCGGGATGGCTGTCGCCCGTCCACGACGACCAACCACAGTCGACCTGTCTCCGTCGAGTATCCGACCGCCGTCCTCGGATGACGCGTTGCCGCACTGATTCCCAATTCCTCGCGAGGGACACCCTCGCTGAGCAGAATGGGGAATCCTCCGACAGCCTCCGTGCGGCCGTCTCCCCCTTCTCGTGGTACCGGCCAGCCCACCTCCAGGATATCTCTGGACACGTTGGCTGACCCGATCCATGGAGCCTCATTCCACCGCCATCCAATAGCAGGGCGGGACCGCGCGGAGACAACGACACCCTCGACGACCTCAGAGCCCACAGTCCGGCCTTCGGGCGTAAAGAAATCCGCGTTCACGGCTGCCAAGATCGGTGGAACCGAACGTCCAACCATCGAGGTCACTGTCTCAAATCCGGCTCGTCCTGCCTCCCGGACCTCCGGGCGCAGAACATCCAACACCAAGTCACAGCGCGTCGACAGCGCCGCCTCCACGATGTGGATCGCCCACGGGCCTTCTGCGGACCAGAGATAGCGATAGACCACCCCTGGACCCAAGCGAATCGTCCGCACAGTGTCCGGCCTCACCAAGTCCACCACTGCCACAGCAAGAGCACGAGAGAGGGTGGGAGGCTCGTCGGGAGGAGTACACGCCACCGCGGCCCCTACCAACAACGCAACCAAGGCTCTCAGGGCGTAGACCCGCCTCGTGACCCGGCCCATATTCCGGCTCTCATGAACCGACTCCGCTTCTTCTTTTTCTTCGCCGCATCGCTCGCCGCCAGCATCGCTGTGGCGGCGATCATCGCACTCCCCTCCTCCGCCCAAGCGCAATCGCCGGACACCGACGGCATGCGCTTCGGAGTGGTCTTGGGCGGTGTGAGCACCGTCGGCGTATCCCTCGAGTTCTTCGACGGAAACCGGAGCATCGATGTCACCGTGGGGACGTGGTCGTTCCGCGACGCGAGCATCGCAGTGGTCGCCAAGCGATACATGGGAGGCGGCGCAGTACGACCCTTCGTGGCCGCCGGCCTCTGGGTGGTCGCCGCGAAACCCGCTGGTGAGCGACTCGGGACCGCGATCGTGCTGCAGGCACCGGTCGGAGTCGACGCCAGAATCGGGGACGACCATCACCTCGGTGCGACGATCAATCTCAATCGCGCACTCTCGGTGCGGCGCACCGATCCCGAGAACGACTACCCGATCAACAAGAGGCTCATCCCCCTCCCAGGGGTCTACTACCGCTTCGAACGGCAGTAGCGAGTCGGGCGGTTCTCGCAGCACGCGACCTACCATTCGTCGGGTTCGTCCCAGGACTCTGACCAAAATTTCTGCTCCTCTTCGTCGATATCACCGAGATCGAGCGGTTCGTCCTCGCTCGTGGTAACAGTCCCCGACCGCAGAATTTCTTCCACCGCGGCATCGTCGATCACGGGTAGAGTCCCACTGATACGATCACGCAATTTCGTCCTCAAGCTCACCCCGGCCGCGAAGGCCAATACTGTAAGTCCAGCCCAAAAGCCGAACCAAAAGAGTGAGACCATTAGAGGACACGTATCAGAAGAAGTATCGAATCAGTCGATGGGCTGGTTCCCGACGTACTTGAGGCCGCTGCCTGTGTTGAAGAGAACGACCTCATCATCTGCAGAGATCAGGCCCTTCTCCATCAGCATGGGGACGGCCGCTGCAGTCGCGCCACCCTCAGGCGCCGCAAAGATACCGGTGTCCTTGCCCAGGAAAGTGACCCACTCAGCCATGAGGTGATCAGGAACAGCGACGGCACCACCGCCGCTCTCCCTCAGCGCGCGCAGAATCAAGAAATCTCCCACAGCTCCCGGAACGCGCAGGCCGGAGGCGTACGTCGCGGCACCTTCCCAGGTCTCCGCGTGCTCCGCACCTGATTCCCAAGCCCGGACCATAGGCGCGCAGCCCGCGGCCTGGACCGTGAACATCTTGGGACGCTCGGAACCGATCCACCCCATCTGTTCCATCTCGTCGAACGCCTTCCACATCCCAATGAGGCCAGTCCCACCGCCAGTGGGATAGATGATCGAATCAGGGAGACGGCGGCCGAGTTGTTCAAACAACTCGTACCCCATCGTCTTCTTTCCCTCGACGCGATATGGCTCTTTGAGGGTGGACAGGTCGAACCAGCCGTGCTCTTCGGCACCCTGCTTCACGATCTTCCCGCAATCACTGATCAGGCCATCGATCATCTGGAGATCGGCTCCGAAGGCCCTCATCTCTTCCAGGATCGGTGTCGGGGTATCGTTCGGCACGACAACGTGCACCGGCAATCCAGCTGCGGCGCCATATGCCGCGGCGGCGCTTCCAGCATTTCCTGCGGAGGGCAGCGCAAGCTCTTCGGCGCCGAGTTCGAGGGCGCGGGATACCGCCAGGCACAAACCGCGGTCTTTGAACGAACCGGTCGGGTTCAGGCCTTCGTTCTTCACCCAGAGCTTCTGCACCCCCAAGCGATCAGCGGTTCGCGGCGCATCGGTGAGCGGCGTCCAGCCCTCACCCAGCTTCACCTGTGCCGATCGGTCTCGTACAGGGAGGACTTCCTCGTAACGCCAGAGATCAGCGTCCCGGCACGCCACGGCGTCCGGGGTAAAACGGTCCTTGATAGCGTCCAAATCATAGCGCGCAAAGAGCGGCTTCCCCACCGTCGAAAGTCCAATGAGCTGCTCACTTTCGACCTGCTCTCCAGTACCCATGCACTCGAGGTGGGTCGCGCCGGGCAACTGATTCGAATCCGCCATCATCTCTCACTTTGGTTGGTAGAGGTGTTCAGCACACGAACACCGGAATAGAGTGCGATCGCCGCTAGCGGGATCAGCCAGAGCGGTGGGGGAGCCTCGGGGTCCGAAAACACCTCACGCAAGCTGGGTGACGACGCCAAAACGACGATCGAGCCGTTGTTGAGCGCGTGCATCAGCATCCCGATCCAGATCGACCCGGAGCGCCACACGGCCCACGCGATCACGATACCTAAGGAAGCAGTCGGTAGGAACCGGATCGCAGTCTCGAACGAAAGATGAAACGCCCCGAATACGCCACCGTTGAGGAGAATAAAGCGCCAGGGCTCCAGTTTCTTGGTCGCCCCGAGCAGCACCCCACGAAATACCACCTCTTCGCAGATCGCCGGCGTCACAGCCAGAACCAGGAGCAACCACAGGAGACGACCTGTGGTCTCCGCGGTGACGAGTTCTTCAAGACCCTCCAAAATTTCCCACGGAATGGGCAAGACAAAACTCTGCAGCCACCCGATCACCCAGGCCATCGGGGTGGCGCCGGCAATGAGAAGGAGCGCCCCCAGCAGGGCTCGCCGAGAAGGGCCATGAAGTGACAACGTCTCTCGCACACTGAACCCCGCGACCCGTACAAAGAGCAATGCTGGCACAAGCAGCAGAAGCCACTCGGCGGCCAGGAGTCCCGGTTCTCCAAACCGGTATTGCAGCTGAAAGCCGCCGTAGAAATAGAGAAGTGCCACAAACGCGACGAAGCCAAGGCCCTGTTCAGGACTTGGGACGCCGCTCCCATTGGATCGTTCGCGGAGCTTCTCAACCCAACCTCTCTTCGAGTCCACGTCGGCATCGTCTACGCTGCCGAACAACACGCGCTCGTTCCCAAAGGCCCGTGCAGCGAACAGCAGCCCGCCTGCCGCGTAGAGTCCAGTAGAGCCCAGCACAAGCGCACCCGTGACGAAGGTTGCGTCGCCCGTCATCAAGTCTCGAAAGAAGAACGACACGCCCGCGACAGGTACCAGAGCCATGAACGGTCCCAACTCCATACCTGAAAAAACAGGGAGCATGGCCGGGATCAGGACGAGCATGTATACCGGGGTCAGCACGTTCTGGGCTTCCTTGAACGAGGACGACCGCACTGCGATACCGAGGAACAGCGCACCAAAGAAGACCGCGAGGGGCACCAATGTCAGAAAGATCACGACAATCGACCCGAATGGGATCGACACCTCCAACCCGCTCACTCCCGTAAACTGCAGAATGCCGGTCTGAAACGTGAGAATCATGCTCCCGAGGTTGAGCCCTGCCGCCACCACCCCGATGAGGGCTACCGTGACGAACTTCCCAATGACCACGGCTGAAGAAGGTACGGGCGCGGTCAGCAGTGTTTCCAGTGTGCCGCGCTCCTTCTCTCCGGCGGCCAGATCGATGGCCGGATAGAAGGCTCCGAGTAGCGTGAACACGACCAGTAGCAGGGGGAGGATTCGGCCTAGCGTGGAGCCTCCGACTTCCGCAGGACGCGCAATGGAGGAATCGGATACAGACACCGGATGAGCCAAGGACAGCGGTAACTCAGCATCCTGCAGGCGCTCGGCCAAAAGAGAGTCTCCCCACTCTGCAACCACGCCAGCAAGTTGACTCCGACCCCTCCGTGATCGATCGGACGCGGCATCAAATACCAAGGTCACATCTCGAGTGCCATCGGCCCTCGGCACGGGTCCGATGAGCGCGACAGCAGTGACAGAATCACTGTGGATGGCCTCCTCTGGCGGGCCGTCGACGTCCACAACGCTGAGTCCTTCGGCCGCATCGAGCATTCGCAACAATTGCGGAGGGGCATTTCCGACCACCGCCACCGCCGCACCATCAGATTCGAGGTTACGCATGCCGAACAAGAGCACCTGTTCGCTGACGATGAGTAGCACTGGATAGAGCAACACCGGGACCACAATCATCATGGTCATGGTGCGGCGATCTCGGAACGTCTCGCGCAGTTCCTTCTTGCAGACAATCCACCACGGGCTCATGACGGAGCCTCCCTGACCAGTTCTAGGAAGGCGAGCGAGAGACTGGCGGCTCCGGTCTGTGCCACGAGATCCGCTGGCCGGCCCTCGGCCACGAGTCGGCCCTGCCGCAACACGCCGACGCGGTCCGCGAGCAACTCGACTTCGTCCATTTGATGCGTCGAGAAGAGAACCGCCTTTCCACGCTCGCGTTCTCGAGTGATGAAGTCGTAGATCATCTCACCGCTCAAGACGTCGAGCCCCAGCGTTGGCTCATCTAGAATCAAAGCCATGGGATCGTGTACGAGCGCACGTGCCAAAGACACACGCTGCCTTTGACCGGTGGAGAGGCGTCCACAGAGCCGATCCTCGAAGTCCCCGATCCCGAACAAGTCGACCAGTTCATCGACGCGTCGACCGAGCGCGTCCCGGCCCATCCCGTGGAGACGCCCGAAATACTCAACCATCTCGCGCGCGGTCAGACGCTCATAGAGTCCCATGGACGCTGCAAGGAAAGCCATCTGCCTGCGAGCCTCGATCGGATCTTGGACCACATCAAAGCCAAACACGGAGGCCGAACCACTGTTTGGAC carries:
- a CDS encoding carboxypeptidase-like regulatory domain-containing protein is translated as MRIFLWILVFLGVGFASAEAQVVRGLVTEDETEAPLVGAMVILFEADGEPVDRFLTDHAGEFVIDTDHPGQYYLRVDRIGYASLTTEPFDVPVNGTFQKVSVPIRAIQLRGLDVSGARRCEVRPEEGQVTARVWEEARKALAAAAWTQATGVYRYTLLHYTREMDRDAERILDESRQFLKGSSKAPFESVPVAELIEKGFVQEVPDSGTIYHAPDANVFLSDEFLDTHCLGLRRGSGGLLGLTFAPIESRELPDVEGVLWLKEDTGQLERLRFSYVNLTTTGDVGEPGGEVLFTRLPNGTWIVRDWWIRMPLLEVTRRRGLRRTGYRDEGGVAWRVTDRSGEIVLEAATATIFGTVLDSIHFAPPPTAVTVLIDGAGDEVPTEADGAFLLPDLPEGLYSLQVRHPLLDSLGIAAPAHSVQSELGEMVHMTLRVPTLADALTAQCGGAPRPQASAPILGRVVTEAGRPMAEASVEMLWVETSTFTPPSISVPEDRLRRSRAEWRPRSEDGYTVVKTETDGRGIFVLCDVPYQSRLRLDVQTADGRTASRRPVVRSGAVVTIVIVEFEEGR
- a CDS encoding TonB-dependent receptor; its protein translation is MTQAQKIFVAFGMVSLLAPSGVAGQEPDSVVVIEPVLVRVLKTSMASDLPYSVSVAAGRELTRASSGAFLEEAVRAIPGIQIQNRFNMAVGERISIRGHGPRAQFGIRGIRVLVDGIPATLPDGQSTIDHLDLAGLGRVEVLRGPSAALYGNAAGGVLHFRTLDPSGMPAEASARAVGGSNGLLSLQSNVSGTTGAMGYRVGVSRLTYDGYRLNTVANDGSVYGGGTRTVANGSVSLPLGGGTLRIVANGVDLDADNPGSLSQTRLDQGAREAHRFNVISGTGKEVRQGQTGISWIGDVGEWDAEIATWGIRRELVNPIPGRVVDVNRNAGGARAIFNRGVDFAEGTLAIGGGVEGELQRDRRFNFDNDGGSKGDLSLWQIERVSNGAAFVQGRVDMRAGVTFLAGVRYDRTRFKNEDKFVTIDDPDESGARVMDALSPSAGFVIDAGDDFEVFASVASSFETPTTTELVNQVSGAGGFNPALEPQKGFTVEGGLRGRLSADATLEVTLFQTKLEGELVPFEVPSDPGRTYFQNAGQSLHRGWEVAADTRLSTSVALRVAYTRVNASFEEFRTDDKDYSGNRVPGLAPRRLDALLQADIGAGFFEARGLWQDEVPVDNGGAFASPSHFLMEGRVGLDQFDAGGLLVTPFVAVSNVFDVTYNSSVVVNAFGARYFEPGPGRTFSLGMGVTFGR
- a CDS encoding phosphodiester glycosidase family protein, with amino-acid sequence MGRVTRRVYALRALVALLVGAAVACTPPDEPPTLSRALAVAVVDLVRPDTVRTIRLGPGVVYRYLWSAEGPWAIHIVEAALSTRCDLVLDVLRPEVREAGRAGFETVTSMVGRSVPPILAAVNADFFTPEGRTVGSEVVEGVVVSARSRPAIGWRWNEAPWIGSANVSRDILEVGWPVPREGGDGRTEAVGGFPILLSEGVPREELGISAATRHPRTAVGYSTETGRLWLVVVDGRQPSRSSGMTLVELTALLGALGADEALNLDGGGSSVMVLRDHAVSTPSDETGERSVVNALVLRREPAACVVSARRSLPSRD
- a CDS encoding threonine synthase, whose protein sequence is MADSNQLPGATHLECMGTGEQVESEQLIGLSTVGKPLFARYDLDAIKDRFTPDAVACRDADLWRYEEVLPVRDRSAQVKLGEGWTPLTDAPRTADRLGVQKLWVKNEGLNPTGSFKDRGLCLAVSRALELGAEELALPSAGNAGSAAAAYGAAAGLPVHVVVPNDTPTPILEEMRAFGADLQMIDGLISDCGKIVKQGAEEHGWFDLSTLKEPYRVEGKKTMGYELFEQLGRRLPDSIIYPTGGGTGLIGMWKAFDEMEQMGWIGSERPKMFTVQAAGCAPMVRAWESGAEHAETWEGAATYASGLRVPGAVGDFLILRALRESGGGAVAVPDHLMAEWVTFLGKDTGIFAAPEGGATAAAVPMLMEKGLISADDEVVLFNTGSGLKYVGNQPID
- a CDS encoding ABC transporter permease subunit, encoding MSPWWIVCKKELRETFRDRRTMTMMIVVPVLLYPVLLIVSEQVLLFGMRNLESDGAAVAVVGNAPPQLLRMLDAAEGLSVVDVDGPPEEAIHSDSVTAVALIGPVPRADGTRDVTLVFDAASDRSRRGRSQLAGVVAEWGDSLLAERLQDAELPLSLAHPVSVSDSSIARPAEVGGSTLGRILPLLLVVFTLLGAFYPAIDLAAGEKERGTLETLLTAPVPSSAVVIGKFVTVALIGVVAAGLNLGSMILTFQTGILQFTGVSGLEVSIPFGSIVVIFLTLVPLAVFFGALFLGIAVRSSSFKEAQNVLTPVYMLVLIPAMLPVFSGMELGPFMALVPVAGVSFFFRDLMTGDATFVTGALVLGSTGLYAAGGLLFAARAFGNERVLFGSVDDADVDSKRGWVEKLRERSNGSGVPSPEQGLGFVAFVALLYFYGGFQLQYRFGEPGLLAAEWLLLLVPALLFVRVAGFSVRETLSLHGPSRRALLGALLLIAGATPMAWVIGWLQSFVLPIPWEILEGLEELVTAETTGRLLWLLLVLAVTPAICEEVVFRGVLLGATKKLEPWRFILLNGGVFGAFHLSFETAIRFLPTASLGIVIAWAVWRSGSIWIGMLMHALNNGSIVVLASSPSLREVFSDPEAPPPLWLIPLAAIALYSGVRVLNTSTNQSER